The Argopecten irradians isolate NY chromosome 4, Ai_NY, whole genome shotgun sequence genome has a window encoding:
- the LOC138321694 gene encoding SPRY domain-containing SOCS box protein 2-like, with translation MGSVVSSNTWHSGVDAGGDEAPAPWMSTTIRSDKTWNDYLVVKATRFRRINNNTVVNQSKNPETTYGIKWSRGFRKGQHIFEIGFPTWMRGKHASVGIATEHAPIYLHKSVALVGETKDSWGIDLVTSRTVHNGKEISKFPSGRWKMPDRFYMYIDIPERKLLFGADEIFFGSAFSDMDIEGQTLYPMVSATSPGAAVTVVYRGKGIIVTGPIRKTR, from the exons ATGGGCAGTGTAGTCAGCTCAAACACATGGCACTCGGGTGTCG ATGCCGGTGGTGATGAGGCTCCCGCTCCCTGGATGTCCACAACAATTCGCTCTGACAAAACCTGGAACGATTATCTGGTCGTCAAGGCAACAAGATTCAGGAGGATTAACAATAACACTGTAGTCAACCAATCAAAAA ACCCAGAGACAACCTACGGTATAAAATGGAGTCGAGGATTCCGGAAAGGTCAGCACATCTTTGAGATAGGTTTCCCCACGTGGATGAGAGGCAAACATGCCAGTGTAGGGATTGCAACTGAGCACGCACCAATTTACCTACACAAAAGTGTTGCCCTTGTTGGAGAAACAAAAGATTCGTGGGGCATTgaccttgtgacgtcacgaacCGTTCATAATGGAAAggaaatatcaaagtttccttCGGGTCGATGGAAAATGCCCGAcagattttacatgtatattgacatCCCCGAGCGGAAGTTGCTATTTGGAGCTGATGAGATATTCTTTGGAAGTGCCTTTTCCGATATGGACATTGAAGGCCAAACTTTGTATCCAATGGTATCGGCTACGTCACCAGGGGCAGCTGTTACCGTGGTGTATAGGGGTAAAG GTATCATCGTGACGGGGCCTATCCGGAAGACGAGGTGA
- the LOC138321692 gene encoding uncharacterized protein, giving the protein MIRARGSISGSTATDHKMTSESAWYHRGRDTLETAQFKVIYVSPRSGLILFRGIPHAYLDRTGHLGVWSVSRFFTHAASLAIQNGYFDHKNIDTASTRAFVVGQGLRLSSNLYHDISNILSSNLHVESRAAAIGRTSMTNLFILSCADTKQELARCVTTLVLTSTSTKRPTPLPDWFQEKYANESGAKLDLLQDGVKTKREYQNVPEECFRMEMKTRHSDTDFNNHVNQTNYFQFCMEGAGEAALSQYYRNFTSDILRHPVLESDIIYLGESRACEDLTVSTWQDKENELVIHFSIYNKSSSKCVAVASIKFDTRSRRPPTSSNL; this is encoded by the exons ATGATCAGAGCCAGAGGGTCAATAAGTGGGTCGACAGCGACGGATCATAAGATGACTTCAGAAAGTGCTTGGTATCATCGTGGAAG aGATACCCTCGAGACTGCCCAGTTCAAAGTGATCTATGTCTCCCCTCGGAGTGGCTTGATTCTATTCCGTGGAATCCCACATGCCTACTTGGATAGAACAG GACATCTAGGAGTATGGTCGGTTTCCCGATTCTTTACGCATGCAGCTTCCTTAGCTATACAGAACGGGTACTTTGACCATAAAAATATAGATACAGCTTCGACACGTGCTTTTGTCGTAGGTCAAGGTCTAAGACTATCTTCTAATCTTTATCATGACATTTCAAACATATTGTCGTCAAATCTTCACGTGGAAAGTCGCGCTGCGGCTATAGGGCGCACCTCTATGACCAATCTGTTCATCTTGTCATGCGCAGATACCAAACAGGAACTTGCCCGATGCGTGACCACTCTGGTCTTGACGAGTACGAGCACAAAACGCCCAACTCCTCTACCAGATTGGTTTCAAGAAAAGTACGCAAATGAAAGTGGTGCCAAATTGGACCTTTTACAAGATGGAGTCAAAACAAAACGAGAATACCAGAACGTACCTGAAGAATGCTTTCGTATGGAAATGAAGACAAGACATAGTGATACAGACTTCAACAATCACGTAAACCAGACAAATTACTTCCAGTTTTGTATGGAGGGTGCGGGAGAAGCGGCGCTCTCCCAATACTATAGAAACTTTACATCAGATATACTCCGACATCCTGTTCTAGAGTCGGATATTATATATCTCGGAGAATCCCGTGCCTGCGAGGATTTGACGGTTTCGACATGGCAAGATAAAGAGAACGAACTAGTCATACATTTTTCTATCTATAACAAATCTTCATCTAAATGTGTTGCTGTCGCTTCAATTAAGTTTGATACTCGATCAAGGAGACCGCCAACAAGTTCAAATTTATAA